One segment of Calliopsis andreniformis isolate RMS-2024a chromosome 1, iyCalAndr_principal, whole genome shotgun sequence DNA contains the following:
- the Ifc gene encoding delta4-sphingolipid-FADS-like protein ifc isoform X2, translated as MLSEKYPQIKKLFGYDPKFKWIVTGMVLIQFISMFFVKDLSYPTLFLLAYCFGGVINHSLMLAIHEIAHNLAFGHNRPMANRLFGYFANLPIGIPVSVSFKKYHLIHHRYQGDEFLDTDLPTLLEAKLFCTTFGKLCWLCLQPFFYAFRPLIVYPLAPTLLEFINLVIQLTFDGLVWYFLGGKVLVYLLCGSAMAMGLHPVAGHFVSEHYMYRKGFETYSYYGPLNWITFNVGYHNEHHDFPAVPGSRLPEVKRIAPEFYDNLPQHNSWTSVLYDFVMDPEIGPYARIKRKHRGLKS; from the exons ATGCTTTCAGAAAAATATCCACAGATAAAGAAGTTATTCGGATATGATCCAAAGTTTAAGTGGATCGTCACGGGAATGGTGTTGATTCAATTTATATCCATGTTCTTCGTGAAAGATTTAAGTTATCCAACGTTGTTCCTTCTAGCATATTGTTTTGGAGGTGTAATCAATCATTCCCTTATGTTAG CAATACATGAAATAGCACATAATCTTGCCTTTGGACATAATAGACCAATGGCAAATAGACTGTTTGGATATTTTGCCAATTTACCTATAGGTATTCCTGTATCTGTTAGTTTTAAAAAGTATCATCTTATACATCATCGT TATCAAGGAGATGAATTTTTGGATACTGATTTACCAACATTATTAGAAGCAAAGTTATTTTGCACAACATTTGGAAAATTATGTTGGTTGTGTTTACAGCCCTTTTTCTATGCATTTAGACCTTTAATTGTTTATCCCTTGGCACCCACATTACTGGAATTTATAAATTTAGTAATACAACTTACATTTGATGGATTAGTATGGTATTTTCTAG GTGGGAAAGTATTAGTTTATTTACTTTGTGGATCAGCAATGGCAATGGGTTTGCATCCTGTAGCTGGCCATTTCGTATCAGAACACTATATGTATAGAAAAGGTTTTGAAacatatagttattatggtccaCTAAATTGGATTACATTTAATGTTGGATATCACAATGAACATCATGATTTCCCTGCAGTGCCTGGTTCGAGATTACCAGAA gTAAAACGAATAGCCCCTGAATTTTATGACAACTTGCCACAACATAACTCTTGgacatctgttttatacgattttgtCATGGATCCTGAAATAGGTCCATATGCaagaataaaaagaaaacataGAGGACTTAAGTCATGA
- the Ifc gene encoding delta4-sphingolipid-FADS-like protein ifc isoform X1 encodes MGQHVSRTDFEWVYTEEPHASRRKIILEKYPQIKKLFGYDPKFKWIVTGMVLIQFISMFFVKDLSYPTLFLLAYCFGGVINHSLMLAIHEIAHNLAFGHNRPMANRLFGYFANLPIGIPVSVSFKKYHLIHHRYQGDEFLDTDLPTLLEAKLFCTTFGKLCWLCLQPFFYAFRPLIVYPLAPTLLEFINLVIQLTFDGLVWYFLGGKVLVYLLCGSAMAMGLHPVAGHFVSEHYMYRKGFETYSYYGPLNWITFNVGYHNEHHDFPAVPGSRLPEVKRIAPEFYDNLPQHNSWTSVLYDFVMDPEIGPYARIKRKHRGLKS; translated from the exons ATGGGACAGCACGTATCGAGGACAGATTTCGAATGGGTTTATACGGAGGAACCTCACGCATCGAGACGAAAAATAATTTTAG AAAAATATCCACAGATAAAGAAGTTATTCGGATATGATCCAAAGTTTAAGTGGATCGTCACGGGAATGGTGTTGATTCAATTTATATCCATGTTCTTCGTGAAAGATTTAAGTTATCCAACGTTGTTCCTTCTAGCATATTGTTTTGGAGGTGTAATCAATCATTCCCTTATGTTAG CAATACATGAAATAGCACATAATCTTGCCTTTGGACATAATAGACCAATGGCAAATAGACTGTTTGGATATTTTGCCAATTTACCTATAGGTATTCCTGTATCTGTTAGTTTTAAAAAGTATCATCTTATACATCATCGT TATCAAGGAGATGAATTTTTGGATACTGATTTACCAACATTATTAGAAGCAAAGTTATTTTGCACAACATTTGGAAAATTATGTTGGTTGTGTTTACAGCCCTTTTTCTATGCATTTAGACCTTTAATTGTTTATCCCTTGGCACCCACATTACTGGAATTTATAAATTTAGTAATACAACTTACATTTGATGGATTAGTATGGTATTTTCTAG GTGGGAAAGTATTAGTTTATTTACTTTGTGGATCAGCAATGGCAATGGGTTTGCATCCTGTAGCTGGCCATTTCGTATCAGAACACTATATGTATAGAAAAGGTTTTGAAacatatagttattatggtccaCTAAATTGGATTACATTTAATGTTGGATATCACAATGAACATCATGATTTCCCTGCAGTGCCTGGTTCGAGATTACCAGAA gTAAAACGAATAGCCCCTGAATTTTATGACAACTTGCCACAACATAACTCTTGgacatctgttttatacgattttgtCATGGATCCTGAAATAGGTCCATATGCaagaataaaaagaaaacataGAGGACTTAAGTCATGA